The Geotalea uraniireducens Rf4 genome window below encodes:
- the sfsA gene encoding DNA/RNA nuclease SfsA, translated as MQLPIPLFPATLIRRYKRFLADFELESGEIVTAHCPNSGSMKGCATPGSPAFLSRSDKPERKLKYTWELVKADGCWIGINTGLPNRLVREAIENGLVAELQGYQTIRPEVRYGENSRIDLLLCNADQLCYVEVKNVTLVEGNAVLFPDAATTRGQKHLRELMGVVRQGHRAVNFFVVQRADGEFVAPADLIDPEYGRLLRQAAANGVEILAYRAHVAPEGINITGKLSVRM; from the coding sequence ATGCAACTGCCAATCCCCTTATTTCCTGCCACGCTCATCCGCCGCTATAAGCGCTTTCTTGCTGATTTCGAGCTGGAGAGCGGCGAAATCGTCACCGCCCACTGCCCCAATTCCGGCAGCATGAAAGGGTGTGCAACACCCGGAAGCCCGGCATTCCTCTCCCGCAGCGACAAGCCGGAAAGAAAACTCAAATATACCTGGGAACTGGTGAAGGCGGATGGCTGCTGGATCGGGATCAACACCGGACTACCCAACCGGCTGGTGCGCGAGGCTATCGAAAACGGGCTTGTCGCTGAACTTCAGGGGTATCAAACAATCCGCCCGGAGGTTCGTTATGGTGAAAACAGCCGGATCGATCTGCTCCTTTGCAATGCGGATCAACTCTGCTATGTGGAAGTGAAGAATGTGACCCTTGTCGAGGGTAATGCAGTACTCTTCCCCGATGCGGCCACCACCCGCGGGCAAAAACATCTCCGCGAACTGATGGGGGTAGTCAGACAGGGACACCGTGCGGTGAATTTCTTTGTAGTGCAGCGGGCGGATGGCGAATTTGTCGCCCCAGCCGATTTAATCGACCCGGAGTATGGCAGACTGCTTCGCCAGGCAGCAGCCAACGGCGTTGAAATCCTGGCCTACCGGGCCCACGTGGCGCCGGAAGGAATCAACATCACCGGAAAATTATCAGTGCGTATGTAA
- a CDS encoding Ni/Fe hydrogenase subunit alpha, with protein MSNVIEIKPLTRVEGHGIARVYMDGKRAERVELALTEPPRLFEALLLGKSFEEVPEIICRICSLCSTIHRVTSLLAVENALGIDVSEETRLYRELIVNGGHIQSHALHLFCLALPDYYNAASFADLATHAPELLKLGLRIKGVGNLIQETVGGRLIHPVNIVPGGMGKRVNHAGLRELQVALETILPDTIEACNLFASFAVPGPPLPRSIFMAVQGETSSPLFGDRLDLSNGRSFMASNYREALPEKVIGHSYAKQSRFEGEAVIVGALARLNVGMGLTTMANQAFLDAREKLIDTDIRGNNLAQAIELILAVECSLEIIATLLSFETKPDRPVSIAPRKGSGSAATEAPRGVLIHSYSFDNRGFCTAADIITPTAINQAAMERDLLALAREMEGADEAELKLKLEMLVRAYDPCISCAVHLVRL; from the coding sequence ATGAGCAACGTTATTGAGATAAAGCCCCTCACCCGGGTGGAGGGACACGGCATCGCCCGGGTTTACATGGACGGCAAGCGGGCCGAACGGGTCGAACTTGCGCTGACTGAGCCGCCGCGGCTGTTTGAGGCGCTCCTCTTGGGGAAAAGCTTCGAGGAGGTGCCGGAGATCATCTGCCGCATCTGCTCCCTCTGCTCCACAATCCATCGGGTAACGTCCCTGCTGGCCGTTGAAAATGCCCTGGGGATCGATGTCTCCGAGGAGACCCGCCTCTACCGGGAACTGATCGTTAACGGCGGCCATATCCAGAGCCACGCCCTCCATCTTTTCTGCCTTGCCCTGCCCGATTACTATAATGCCGCAAGCTTTGCCGACCTGGCAACACATGCGCCGGAACTGTTAAAACTGGGGCTGCGGATAAAAGGAGTTGGCAATTTGATACAGGAAACCGTAGGGGGGCGGCTTATTCACCCGGTGAACATCGTCCCCGGCGGCATGGGAAAACGGGTCAACCACGCGGGATTACGGGAACTACAAGTGGCACTCGAAACCATCCTCCCCGACACCATCGAAGCTTGCAATCTGTTCGCTTCATTCGCCGTTCCCGGCCCCCCTCTGCCGCGTTCAATATTCATGGCCGTGCAAGGGGAAACATCATCTCCGCTGTTCGGCGACAGGCTGGATTTAAGCAACGGTCGATCCTTCATGGCCTCGAACTACCGGGAAGCCTTACCGGAAAAGGTCATCGGCCATTCCTATGCCAAGCAAAGCCGCTTCGAAGGAGAAGCCGTCATCGTCGGCGCACTAGCCCGGCTCAATGTGGGAATGGGGCTGACAACCATGGCTAATCAGGCTTTTCTTGATGCGCGGGAAAAACTGATTGACACGGACATCCGGGGCAACAATCTGGCCCAGGCCATAGAGCTGATTCTGGCCGTAGAATGCTCCCTGGAGATCATAGCCACCCTTTTGAGCTTCGAGACAAAACCTGACAGACCGGTTTCTATCGCGCCGCGAAAAGGGAGCGGCAGCGCCGCCACCGAGGCGCCAAGGGGAGTTCTCATCCACAGCTACAGCTTCGACAACAGGGGGTTCTGCACGGCCGCAGACATCATCACCCCCACCGCCATCAACCAGGCAGCCATGGAACGTGATCTGCTGGCCCTTGCCAGGGAAATGGAAGGTGCAGACGAGGCTGAGTTGAAACTGAAGCTCGAAATGCTGGTACGCGCCTACGATCCCTGCATCTCCTGCGCAGTCCACCTGGTCAGGCTCTAG
- a CDS encoding NADH-quinone oxidoreductase subunit B family protein, with protein MTKPVIAIAGLTACSGCQLTLFNCEEELPQVAERFRFAWFPMGLSGSDECGPLDVAFVEGAVSTPEDLETLINLRNRSSLLVAIGTCAIWGGIAAMKNNESRKELAETIYGDSAHSIKTFAPGPLQRFVTVDFAITGCPPEKGELLTTFASILHGTLPVFPGYPVCTECRNRENLCLLIERNEMCLGPLIQAGCNARCPTVSIKCEGCRGPAAEANVAAEMELLLKKGFSRQEIISRMRRFYPEWDYEQRY; from the coding sequence ATGACCAAGCCGGTCATCGCCATCGCCGGGCTTACCGCCTGCTCCGGCTGCCAGCTCACCCTCTTCAACTGCGAAGAGGAACTGCCGCAGGTGGCTGAACGGTTCCGCTTCGCCTGGTTCCCCATGGGGCTTTCAGGGAGTGATGAATGCGGGCCATTGGACGTAGCGTTTGTCGAAGGAGCCGTTTCAACGCCGGAAGACCTGGAAACGCTCATCAACTTGCGCAACCGGAGCAGCCTTCTCGTCGCCATAGGCACCTGCGCCATCTGGGGCGGAATAGCGGCCATGAAAAACAACGAATCGCGGAAGGAACTGGCTGAAACGATCTACGGCGATTCCGCCCATAGCATCAAGACCTTTGCGCCCGGACCGCTTCAGCGCTTTGTTACGGTCGATTTTGCCATCACCGGTTGCCCGCCGGAGAAAGGGGAACTCCTGACAACCTTTGCATCGATCTTGCACGGCACGCTGCCGGTGTTTCCCGGCTATCCTGTCTGCACGGAATGCCGCAACCGCGAGAATCTCTGCCTCCTCATCGAGCGGAACGAGATGTGCCTCGGCCCCCTGATCCAGGCAGGTTGCAATGCCCGCTGCCCGACGGTTTCCATAAAGTGCGAAGGGTGCCGGGGGCCGGCAGCTGAAGCCAATGTCGCTGCGGAAATGGAGCTGCTGCTGAAAAAGGGATTCTCTCGCCAGGAGATCATCAGCAGGATGCGCCGTTTCTACCCGGAGTGGGACTATGAGCAACGTTATTGA
- a CDS encoding FAD/NAD(P)-binding protein — MPVDQMTNIPSPAEIVEIKPISGDTALFRLRLMNEEAARDFTFVPGQFVQVSAPAAGEAPFSPLNPPGNDGALELCVRKVGHVTSQLHKARQGDVVGIRGPFGTGFPIAEMAGKDILLLAGGLGIVPLHSLLCHLLEQRDAYGSITLMYGAREPSALLLRDELRELACRRDMRLMLTVDFAAEESACEPSCNIGLLPDLLRGVPITADNCYAAVCGPPALYRCIIGELQGLGFSDRRILLSLERRMKCGLGRCAHCAVGQLLCCIDGPVFRYSDLKTIEGAL; from the coding sequence ATGCCCGTTGACCAGATGACAAACATACCGTCACCGGCCGAGATTGTTGAGATCAAGCCGATCTCCGGCGACACGGCGCTCTTCCGGCTGCGGCTGATGAACGAGGAGGCAGCGCGCGACTTTACCTTCGTTCCCGGACAGTTCGTCCAGGTCTCAGCGCCGGCTGCCGGGGAAGCCCCCTTCTCTCCCCTGAACCCGCCGGGAAATGACGGCGCCCTTGAGTTGTGCGTGAGAAAGGTGGGGCATGTAACCTCCCAGCTGCACAAGGCACGGCAGGGGGATGTGGTCGGCATCCGTGGACCTTTCGGCACCGGATTTCCCATAGCGGAGATGGCCGGCAAGGACATCCTGCTACTGGCCGGAGGTCTCGGCATCGTGCCGCTCCATTCGCTTCTCTGCCACCTCCTTGAACAGAGGGATGCCTATGGGTCGATTACCCTCATGTACGGCGCCAGGGAGCCTTCCGCCCTCTTGCTCCGCGATGAATTGAGGGAACTTGCCTGCCGCCGGGACATGCGGCTGATGCTGACCGTCGATTTTGCCGCCGAAGAGAGTGCCTGTGAACCAAGCTGCAATATCGGTCTCCTTCCGGACCTGTTGCGTGGGGTGCCCATTACCGCAGACAACTGCTATGCAGCCGTCTGCGGTCCTCCCGCACTCTATCGCTGCATCATCGGCGAATTGCAGGGGCTGGGTTTTTCCGACCGGCGCATCCTCCTCTCCCTGGAAAGAAGGATGAAATGCGGATTGGGGCGCTGTGCCCACTGCGCCGTCGGACAGTTGCTCTGCTGCATCGACGGACCGGTTTTCCGCTACAGCGACCTGAAAACCATCGAGGGGGCCTTATGA
- a CDS encoding 4Fe-4S dicluster domain-containing protein codes for MAKDFLANESFQSFLEELTQFGAIHGPTLTEDGVPAFTTIASSSDLRLDYRRTLIPPKKYLFPPRTPLLNFAPGCGYSRPVVATGEIILFGLHPCDLAAISYLDRVFTQDRPDPLYRARRNALTLIGLSCEADEFCFCGEMGTDVPVNFDIYLEKVEGGFCLRQGSPRGKTISSGLSSLSEGPETAAPLQTRMAKVADRIRKAAERQETFPKSPLWDDFADRCLSCGACSLCCPTCYCLDIREYGDLDGRTAQRIQEWDNCLFKSHGEIAGGYNFRKTRQERFRYRFIHKYLGFGPLRGVVSCVGCGRCREVCPVKIDLQELFQQED; via the coding sequence ATGGCAAAAGACTTCCTGGCAAACGAGTCTTTCCAGAGCTTTCTTGAGGAACTAACCCAATTCGGCGCAATTCACGGTCCGACGCTGACCGAAGACGGCGTACCGGCCTTTACCACCATAGCTTCCAGCTCAGACCTTCGCTTGGATTATCGGCGCACCCTCATCCCCCCCAAAAAGTACCTTTTTCCGCCACGAACGCCTCTGCTCAATTTTGCCCCCGGCTGCGGCTACAGCCGGCCAGTGGTTGCCACCGGGGAAATAATCCTGTTCGGCCTCCACCCCTGTGACCTGGCCGCTATCTCCTACCTGGACCGGGTTTTCACCCAAGACCGGCCCGACCCTCTTTACCGGGCAAGGCGTAACGCACTCACCCTGATCGGGCTTTCCTGTGAAGCCGACGAATTCTGCTTCTGCGGTGAAATGGGAACCGATGTCCCGGTCAATTTCGATATTTACCTGGAAAAGGTGGAGGGAGGATTTTGTCTGCGCCAGGGAAGTCCCAGAGGGAAGACGATCAGCTCCGGGCTGTCCTCTCTGTCCGAAGGACCGGAAACGGCCGCGCCGCTGCAGACCCGGATGGCAAAGGTGGCTGATCGTATCCGAAAAGCGGCAGAGCGGCAGGAAACGTTCCCGAAAAGCCCCCTCTGGGATGATTTTGCCGACCGCTGCCTGTCATGTGGCGCGTGTTCACTCTGCTGCCCCACCTGCTATTGCCTGGACATCAGGGAATACGGCGATCTTGACGGCCGGACAGCACAGCGCATCCAGGAATGGGATAACTGCCTCTTCAAATCCCACGGCGAGATCGCCGGCGGCTATAACTTTCGCAAGACCCGGCAGGAAAGGTTTCGCTACCGGTTTATCCACAAATACCTCGGTTTCGGTCCGCTCAGAGGGGTTGTCTCCTGCGTCGGCTGCGGGCGCTGCCGGGAGGTCTGCCCGGTGAAGATCGACCTGCAGGAACTTTTCCAACAAGAGGATTAG